CAGCAGCACGCGCGCGCGGTCGACGCGGACGCCCAGCGCGGTCGCCGACGAGTCGCCGAGTTCCAGCGCGCGCAGATCCCGCGACAGCACGAGGATCAGGGGCAGCAGGATCGCGGTCGCGATCACCAGCGGCGGCATGGTGTCCCACTTCGCGCTGTTGAGGCTGCCGGTCAGCCATCTCATCGCGACGGCGACGTCCCAGTCGGCCGCCCGCTGGATGACGAACGACACCACCGAATCGAGCATCGCGCCGATGCCGATGCCGATGAGGATAAGCCGGCCGCCCGTGGACTCCCCGCCGCGCGCGGCGACGTAGATCAGCGCCGCCGTCGCGATGCCGACGACGAGGGCCATGAGCGTCGTCGCGGTCGTGCTCCAGTGCAGCACGGCGAGGCAGACGACCGCCGCGGCGCTCGCACCGGACGTGATGCCGATCACGTCGGGGCTCGCGAGCGGGTTGCGCAGCATGGTCTGGAAGGTCGTGCCCGCGACGCCGAACGCGATTCCGGCGAGCACGCCCGTGACCATGCGCGGAATGCGCAGCGAGCCGACCGTGAACGACGCGCCGGGGACCTTCTCGCCGAGCATCACGGCGAACACGTCGGAGACCGGGTAGATCGTGTCGCCGAGCATGACCATCGCGCCCATCAGGACGATCAGGATCCCGGCGAGCCCGGCGATCCCCAGCGCTCGGCGGCGCGTGCGGCGCTGACGGCCGTGCCGGATCGCCGTCGTCGTATCGGCGGGGGCGGGAGCGAGCGTGAGCGCCATCAGAGGGCCTTCATCCGCGTGCGGCGGGCGATGATGACGAGGATCGGGGCGCCGACGAAGGCCGTCACGATCCCGGCCTCGACTTCTCCGGGGCTGCCGATCAGGCGCCCGATCGTGTCGGAGACGGTGAGCAGGGCCGCGCCGCCGAGCGCGCAGACGGGGAGCAGCCAGCGCTGGTCCGGCCCGAACAGCATGCGCGCGACGTGCGGCACCATGAGCCCGACGAAGGCGATGGGGCCGGCGATGGCCGTGACGGCCGCGCACAGGATCACGCCGGCCGCGGAGGCGACGAGGCGACCGACCGTGACGTTCACGCCGAGCCCGACGGCGACCTCGTCGCCGAGCGCGAGCGCATTGAGCATGGGGGCGCACAGGAGGGCGGCGGCCGCGGCGACGAGCAGCAGCGGCGCGATGATCGCCATCGTGCCCCAGTCGGCGCCGGCGACGCCGCCGACCTGCCAGAACCGGAAGACGTCCATGGCCGCGATGCGCGGCAGCAGCACCGCGCTCACGAGCGACGACAGTGCCGCCGTGGTCGCTGCGCCGGCCAGCGCGAGCTTGATCGGGGTCGAGCCGCCCGGGCCGACGGAGCCGACCACATAGACGAACACCGCCACGAGGCTGCCGCCGATCAGGGCGAGCACCAGGAACTGCACGGCCGATGTGATGCCGAGGAAGGCGATGCCGCACACCACGAAGAGCGCGGCTCCCGTGTTGACGCCGAGGATTCCCGGATCCGCGATCGGGTTGCGCGTGACGGCCTGCATCAGCGCGCCGGACAGGCCCAGCGCGGCGCCGGCCATGAGCGCGAGGACCGTGCGGGGGATGCGCTCCTGCACCGCGATGGCGCCGATGTCCTCGGAGGTCCGTCCGCCGAACCAGGCCGTCAGCCCGTCGACCACCTCGGCGAGGGAGACGGAGCGGGATCCGAGTGCGAGGGAGAGCCCGACGGACGCCGCGAGCACGAGGATCGCGCCGAGCAGGAACGCCGGACGGCGCGCAGTCGGCCGGGGACCGACTGCGCGCCGCGGCGCATCAGAGAGAACGCTCACTCCGACTGGGCGATTGCGTCGTCCAGGAGACCGACGTAGGTGTCAAGCATCCACGGGATGGACAGAGCGGTCGGCGACACGGCGCCGCTCAGGTCGTCGCCGGCGCCGACGGCCACCACGGCGCCGTTCTGGACGGCGGGCAGCGTGCTCCACAGCGGGTCGGCCTGCAGGGCCGGAAGCAGGTCCTCGCCGCCGTACGAGACGATGACGTCCACGTCGGCGAGCTTGTCGACGTTCTCGGCCGAGATGTCGAGGTAGAAGGTGCCGGCCTCGTCGGCCTCCTTCGCGGCGGCCGGGACGTCGAAGCCGAGGTCCGCGAGGAACGCGGCGCGCGAGTCGCCCGTCGCGTAGATCGACGTGGTCGACAGGTCCGCGGGGTTCAGGTAGAGGAACGCGGCGCTCTTGCCCGCGAAGTCGGAGTCGGCGGTCGCGTCCGCGATCTGCTGCTCCAGGTCGGCGACGAGGGCCTCCCCCTCCTCGGCGAGGCCGAGAGCCTTCGCGTTGAGCAGGATGCTGTCGCGCCACGGCGTGTACCAGGCGACACCGGGGTACGCGACGGTCGGGGCGATCTCGGTGAGGGTGGCGTACTCCTCCTCGGTGGGGCCCGAGTACGCGGCGATGATGAGGTCGGGCGTGGTGTCCGCGATGGCCTCGAAGTCGATGCCGTCGGTCGTGGAGAACACCACGGGCTCGTCGGCGCCGAGCTCAGCGTACGCGTCCGTCGTCCACTCGTAGAGGCCGAGGCCGTCCGATCCGTCCATCGACCAGGTCTGGTCGTCGGCGCCCACCGGCGCGACGCCGAGGGCGAGGGCCACGTCCTGGTTGCCCCAGCCGATCGAGGCCACGCGCTCCGGCTTGGCGTCGATGGTCGTCGTGCCGAGCGCGTGCTCGACCTCGACGGGGAACACGCCCGCGTCGCCCCCGGGCGCGGAGCTCTCGCCGCCGGCGGGGGTCGAGGAGGTCGAGCAGGCCGCCAGCGAGGCGGTCAGGGCGGCGGCGACGACGGTCGCGCCGAGGGTGCGTGCGATGCGCAAGGGTGATCCCTTCGATGCTGTGATGGGGTGGCCCCGATGGGGTAGGTGAGGCTCACCTAAGTTACCACCGTGTGGTCCGGTGTCCCAACCACGTGACACATGACGACGGCCCCGCCTCCTCGTAAGGAGACGGGGCCGCCGATGCGGGACTGCTTACAGCGCGTCGATCGCCTGGTTGAACGTCGCGGACGGACGCATCACGGCCGCGGTCTTCTCGGCGTCGGGACGGTAGTAGCCGCCGATGTCGGCGGGCTTGCCCTGCACGGCGACGAGCTCGTCGACGATCGTCTTCTCCGAGGCCTGCAGCTTCTCGGCGAGCGGCGCGAACGCGGCGGCGAGTTCGGCATCCTCCGTCTGCTGCGCGAGCTCCTGCGCCCAGTACAGCGCCAGGTAGAAGTGCGAGCCGCGGTTGTCGATCGTGCCCAGCTTGCGGCCGGGAGAGCGGTCCTCGTTCAGGAACGTGCCGGTGGCGCGGTCGAGCGTGTCGGCGAGCACCTGCGCCTTGGCGTTGTCGGTCGTCTGGGCGAGGTGCTCGAACGAGGCGGCGAGCGCGAAGAACTCGCCGAGCGAGTCCCACCGCAGGTAGTCCTCGGAGACGAGCTGCTGCACGTGCTTCGGGGCGGATCCGCCCGCGCCGGTCTCGAACAGGCCGCCGCCCGCCATGAGCGGGACGATCGAGAGCATCTTCGCCGACGTGCCGACCTCGAGGATCGGGAACAGGTCGGTGTTGTAGTCGCGCAGGACGTTGCCCGTGACGGAGATCGTGTCCAGGCCCTTGCGGATGCGCGCGAGCGA
The Microbacterium sp. JZ31 genome window above contains:
- a CDS encoding FecCD family ABC transporter permease: MALTLAPAPADTTTAIRHGRQRRTRRRALGIAGLAGILIVLMGAMVMLGDTIYPVSDVFAVMLGEKVPGASFTVGSLRIPRMVTGVLAGIAFGVAGTTFQTMLRNPLASPDVIGITSGASAAAVVCLAVLHWSTTATTLMALVVGIATAALIYVAARGGESTGGRLILIGIGIGAMLDSVVSFVIQRAADWDVAVAMRWLTGSLNSAKWDTMPPLVIATAILLPLILVLSRDLRALELGDSSATALGVRVDRARVLLIIAAVALACFATATTGPIAFVAFLAGPIASRLVGPGTSLTIPAALTGAVLVLAADLIGQFAFDTTFPVGVITGVLGAPYLLYLLIRTNRIGGSS
- a CDS encoding FecCD family ABC transporter permease; this encodes MSVLSDAPRRAVGPRPTARRPAFLLGAILVLAASVGLSLALGSRSVSLAEVVDGLTAWFGGRTSEDIGAIAVQERIPRTVLALMAGAALGLSGALMQAVTRNPIADPGILGVNTGAALFVVCGIAFLGITSAVQFLVLALIGGSLVAVFVYVVGSVGPGGSTPIKLALAGAATTAALSSLVSAVLLPRIAAMDVFRFWQVGGVAGADWGTMAIIAPLLLVAAAAALLCAPMLNALALGDEVAVGLGVNVTVGRLVASAAGVILCAAVTAIAGPIAFVGLMVPHVARMLFGPDQRWLLPVCALGGAALLTVSDTIGRLIGSPGEVEAGIVTAFVGAPILVIIARRTRMKAL
- a CDS encoding iron-siderophore ABC transporter substrate-binding protein; the protein is MRIARTLGATVVAAALTASLAACSTSSTPAGGESSAPGGDAGVFPVEVEHALGTTTIDAKPERVASIGWGNQDVALALGVAPVGADDQTWSMDGSDGLGLYEWTTDAYAELGADEPVVFSTTDGIDFEAIADTTPDLIIAAYSGPTEEEYATLTEIAPTVAYPGVAWYTPWRDSILLNAKALGLAEEGEALVADLEQQIADATADSDFAGKSAAFLYLNPADLSTTSIYATGDSRAAFLADLGFDVPAAAKEADEAGTFYLDISAENVDKLADVDVIVSYGGEDLLPALQADPLWSTLPAVQNGAVVAVGAGDDLSGAVSPTALSIPWMLDTYVGLLDDAIAQSE